Proteins from one Bradyrhizobium roseum genomic window:
- the nusA gene encoding transcription termination factor NusA, whose amino-acid sequence MAVSANKLELLQIADAVAREKSIDRGIVIAAMEDAIAKAARARYGSETDVHAEIDAKKGELRLSRHMLVVEQVENSSNQISLADAQRANPGAQVGDTIADTLPPLEYGRIAAQSAKQVIVQKVREAERDRQYQEFKDRIGDIVNGVVKRVEYGSVIVDLGRGEAIIRRDEMLPREVFRNGDRVRAYIFDVRRETRGPQIFLSRTHPQFMAKLFAQEVPEIYDGIVEIKAVARDPGSRAKIGVISRDSSVDPVGACVGMRGSRVQAVVNELQGEKIDIIPWSPDIATFVVNALAPAEVAKVVIDEDRERIEVVVPDTNNQLSLAIGRRGQNVRLASQLTGWDIDILTEQEESERRQADFENSTRVFMEALNVDEVVGQLLASEGFTSVEELALVDAKELAGIEGFDEETANELQSRAKEYLEQLETELENKRKELGVDDALKTVPGVTSKMLVKFGENDIKSVEDLAGCATDDLVGWTERKEGGEPTKFPGILDANEISRDDAERMIMQARVIAGWITEEDLAKQTAAAEAAEDQTA is encoded by the coding sequence ATGGCCGTCAGCGCCAACAAACTCGAACTGCTGCAGATCGCAGACGCGGTTGCCCGCGAAAAGTCGATCGACCGCGGCATCGTGATCGCCGCGATGGAAGACGCCATCGCGAAAGCGGCCCGCGCCCGTTACGGCAGCGAGACCGACGTTCACGCCGAGATCGACGCCAAGAAGGGCGAGCTGCGGCTGTCGCGCCACATGCTGGTGGTCGAGCAGGTGGAAAACTCTTCGAACCAGATTTCGCTGGCCGACGCGCAGCGCGCCAACCCGGGCGCCCAGGTCGGCGACACCATCGCCGATACCCTGCCGCCGCTGGAATATGGCCGCATCGCCGCCCAATCCGCCAAGCAGGTGATCGTGCAGAAGGTGCGCGAGGCCGAGCGCGACCGGCAGTACCAGGAATTCAAGGACCGCATCGGCGATATCGTCAACGGCGTCGTCAAGCGCGTCGAATATGGCAGCGTGATCGTCGATCTCGGCCGCGGTGAGGCCATCATCCGCCGCGACGAAATGCTGCCGCGCGAGGTGTTCCGCAACGGCGACCGCGTCCGCGCCTACATCTTCGACGTCCGCCGCGAAACCCGCGGCCCGCAGATCTTCCTGTCCCGCACCCATCCGCAATTCATGGCAAAACTGTTCGCGCAGGAAGTACCTGAAATCTATGACGGAATCGTCGAAATCAAGGCGGTGGCCCGCGATCCCGGCTCGCGCGCGAAAATCGGCGTGATTTCGCGGGATTCCTCGGTCGATCCGGTCGGCGCCTGCGTCGGCATGCGCGGCTCGCGCGTGCAGGCCGTGGTGAACGAACTGCAGGGCGAGAAGATCGACATCATTCCGTGGTCGCCCGATATCGCGACCTTCGTGGTCAACGCGCTGGCGCCGGCCGAAGTCGCCAAGGTCGTGATCGACGAGGACCGCGAGCGCATCGAGGTCGTGGTGCCCGACACCAACAACCAGCTCTCGCTGGCGATCGGCCGCCGCGGCCAGAACGTCCGCCTCGCCTCGCAGCTGACCGGCTGGGACATCGACATCCTGACCGAACAGGAAGAATCCGAGCGCCGCCAAGCCGATTTCGAGAACTCGACCCGCGTCTTCATGGAAGCGCTGAACGTCGACGAAGTCGTCGGGCAGTTGCTGGCCTCGGAAGGCTTTACCTCGGTCGAGGAGCTGGCACTGGTCGACGCCAAGGAACTGGCCGGGATCGAGGGGTTTGACGAGGAGACCGCCAACGAGCTGCAGAGCCGGGCGAAAGAATATCTGGAACAGCTCGAGACCGAGCTGGAAAACAAGCGCAAGGAACTCGGTGTGGATGATGCTTTGAAGACGGTGCCGGGCGTGACCTCGAAGATGCTGGTCAAGTTCGGCGAGAACGACATCAAGTCCGTCGAGGACCTGGCGGGCTGTGCGACCGACGATCTGGTCGGCTGGACCGAGCGCAAGGAAGGCGGCGAGCCGACCAAATTTCCTGGCATCCTCGATGCCAACGAGATCTCGCGCGACGATGCGGAACGCATGATCATGCAGGCCCGCGTCATTGCCGGCTGGATCACCGAGGAAGACCTCGCCAAGCAGACGGCGGCGGCCGAAGCCGCCGAAGACCAGACGGCGTAG
- a CDS encoding RNA-binding protein: MLALADPDLDHGPRTDRSATMRMCAVSREVRPIDELIRFVVAPSGDVIPDLKRKLPGRGLWVEASRRTVAEAVRRNQFSRGFKRNVRAAATLPADTEALLERSCTEALAMAAKAGQVVSGFAKVEGLLDQGRAGALIHASDGAADGIRKLDAIAGQRTGNVGESRGLPIVTALTSAQLDLALGRSNVIHAALLAGPASKTFLSRCHILVRYRMDDDDKTGDGGQKF; this comes from the coding sequence ATGCTCGCTTTGGCTGACCCCGATCTTGACCATGGGCCGCGGACCGACAGGTCCGCGACCATGCGGATGTGCGCGGTCAGCCGCGAGGTGCGCCCGATCGACGAACTGATCCGGTTCGTGGTCGCCCCGTCGGGCGACGTCATCCCCGATTTGAAGCGCAAACTGCCCGGCCGCGGCCTGTGGGTCGAGGCTTCGCGCCGGACCGTTGCAGAAGCGGTGCGCCGTAACCAATTTAGCAGGGGGTTCAAGCGCAACGTCCGCGCCGCTGCGACCCTCCCCGCCGACACCGAGGCCTTGCTGGAACGAAGCTGCACCGAGGCATTGGCCATGGCGGCCAAGGCCGGCCAGGTCGTTTCAGGCTTTGCCAAGGTCGAGGGCCTGCTCGACCAGGGCAGGGCCGGAGCTCTGATTCACGCTTCCGACGGCGCGGCCGACGGAATCCGCAAATTGGACGCTATCGCCGGGCAAAGGACCGGAAATGTCGGTGAATCGCGCGGTTTGCCGATTGTCACGGCTTTAACCTCGGCACAATTGGATTTGGCACTGGGCCGGTCAAATGTGATACATGCTGCCCTGCTTGCGGGCCCGGCGAGCAAAACGTTCCTGTCGCGCTGCCATATCCTGGTTCGATACCGGATGGACGACGACGACAAGACCGGGGATGGCGGCCAGAAATTCTGA
- the infB gene encoding translation initiation factor IF-2: MVDTKSPGDKTLSVPTKTLTLKPRVETGTVRQSFSHGRTKQVVVEKRGKRRVGGDAPGETQAPEPVAAKPAPVAKAPLSRPASPAASRGGSGVVLRTLTEDERSARASALADAKVREVEERRLAEEEAKRRASREGIEQAEREAAEARRKAEEERHRVEEEAKRKAEVEAKKRFGETEAKPAATTATATPAATRPAAARPATGARTAVVPPARAPGVAADASDEDEGPRQIRRGPGGAMRPVTPPKTTHKPAPAKERGRLTLVTALNADDVRERSIASFRRRTQRLKGHAANEPKEKLIREVTIPEAITIQELANRMSERAVDVIRMLMKQGAMHKITDVIDADTAQLIAEELGHSVKRVAASDVEEGLFDVVDDSSDTEPRSPVVTVMGHVDHGKTSLLDALRHANVVSGEAGGITQHIGAYQVTSPESGKKITFIDTPGHAAFTAMRARGAKVTDIVILVVAADDGVMPQTIEAINHAKAAKVPMIVAINKIDKPDAKPERVRTELLQHEVQVESFGGEVVDVEVSAKNKTNLDKLLEMIALQAELLDLKTNSERPAEGTVIEAKLDRGRGPVATVLVQRGTLKVGDIIVAGAEMGRVRALISDQGENLDEAGPSVPVEVLGFNGPPEAGDRLAVVENEARARQVTSYRAHQKRENAAASISGMRGSLEQMMSQLKTAGRKEFPLIVKADVQGSLEAILGSLEKLGTDEVAARILHAGVGGISESDVTLAEGFNAAIIGFSVRANKEAAAAAKRNGIEIRYYNIIYDLVDDIKKAMSGLLAPTLRETMLGNAQILEVFNISKVGKVAGCRVTDGTVERGANVRLIRDNVVVHEGKLSTLKRFKDEVKEVQSGQECGMAFENYGDMRPGDVIECYRVETIQRSL; the protein is encoded by the coding sequence ATGGTTGATACCAAATCGCCTGGCGACAAGACTCTGAGTGTTCCGACCAAGACCTTGACGCTGAAGCCGCGGGTCGAGACGGGCACCGTGCGCCAGAGCTTCAGCCACGGCCGGACCAAGCAGGTCGTGGTCGAGAAACGCGGCAAGCGCCGCGTCGGCGGCGACGCGCCCGGCGAAACGCAAGCGCCCGAGCCGGTCGCCGCCAAGCCGGCGCCGGTCGCAAAGGCTCCCCTCTCTCGCCCGGCATCGCCGGCCGCGTCACGCGGCGGCTCGGGCGTGGTGTTGCGCACGCTGACGGAAGACGAGCGCTCCGCGCGCGCCAGCGCGCTGGCCGACGCCAAGGTGCGTGAAGTCGAGGAACGGCGGCTGGCCGAGGAAGAAGCCAAGCGCCGCGCCAGCCGCGAAGGCATCGAACAGGCCGAACGCGAGGCCGCCGAAGCCCGCCGCAAGGCCGAGGAAGAACGGCACCGGGTCGAAGAGGAAGCCAAGCGCAAGGCCGAGGTCGAGGCCAAGAAGCGGTTTGGCGAGACGGAGGCCAAACCCGCCGCGACGACGGCAACGGCGACGCCCGCTGCGACGCGGCCCGCAGCGGCCCGCCCGGCGACCGGAGCCCGTACCGCCGTCGTTCCGCCTGCGCGCGCCCCCGGCGTTGCCGCCGACGCTTCCGATGAGGACGAAGGTCCGCGCCAGATTCGCCGCGGCCCCGGCGGCGCCATGCGCCCCGTCACGCCCCCCAAGACCACGCACAAGCCGGCTCCGGCGAAGGAACGCGGCCGCCTGACGCTGGTCACCGCGCTCAATGCCGACGACGTGCGCGAGCGTTCGATCGCCTCGTTCCGCCGCCGCACCCAGCGCCTGAAGGGCCACGCCGCGAACGAGCCGAAGGAGAAGCTGATCCGCGAGGTGACGATCCCGGAAGCGATCACGATCCAGGAACTCGCCAACCGCATGTCGGAACGCGCGGTCGATGTCATCCGCATGCTGATGAAGCAGGGCGCGATGCACAAGATCACCGACGTGATCGACGCCGACACCGCGCAGCTGATCGCCGAAGAGTTGGGCCACTCCGTCAAGCGCGTCGCCGCGTCCGACGTCGAAGAAGGCCTGTTCGACGTCGTCGACGATTCCAGCGATACCGAGCCGCGTTCGCCCGTGGTGACCGTGATGGGTCACGTCGACCACGGCAAGACCTCGCTGCTCGACGCGCTTCGCCACGCCAACGTGGTGTCCGGCGAAGCCGGCGGCATCACCCAGCATATCGGCGCCTATCAGGTAACCTCGCCCGAAAGCGGCAAGAAGATCACCTTCATCGATACGCCCGGCCACGCCGCGTTCACCGCGATGCGCGCCCGCGGCGCCAAGGTCACCGATATCGTGATCCTGGTGGTGGCGGCCGATGACGGCGTCATGCCGCAGACGATCGAGGCGATCAACCACGCCAAGGCGGCGAAGGTGCCGATGATCGTGGCGATCAACAAGATCGACAAGCCCGACGCCAAGCCGGAGCGCGTGCGCACCGAGCTGCTGCAGCACGAGGTCCAGGTCGAATCGTTCGGCGGCGAAGTCGTCGACGTCGAGGTCTCCGCCAAGAACAAGACCAATCTCGACAAGCTCTTGGAGATGATCGCGCTGCAGGCCGAACTGCTCGACCTCAAGACCAATTCGGAACGCCCGGCAGAAGGCACCGTGATCGAAGCCAAGCTCGATCGCGGCCGCGGTCCGGTCGCCACCGTGCTGGTGCAGCGGGGCACGCTCAAGGTCGGCGACATCATCGTGGCCGGCGCCGAAATGGGCCGCGTCCGCGCGCTGATTTCGGACCAGGGCGAGAACCTCGACGAGGCCGGTCCCTCGGTGCCGGTCGAAGTGCTCGGCTTCAACGGCCCGCCGGAAGCCGGCGATCGCCTTGCCGTGGTCGAGAACGAAGCCCGCGCCCGCCAGGTCACGAGCTACCGCGCCCACCAGAAGCGCGAGAACGCCGCCGCCTCGATCTCCGGCATGCGCGGCTCGCTCGAGCAGATGATGTCGCAACTCAAGACCGCGGGCCGCAAGGAATTCCCGCTGATCGTGAAGGCCGACGTGCAGGGCTCGCTCGAAGCGATTCTGGGATCGCTGGAGAAGCTCGGCACCGACGAAGTCGCAGCCCGCATCCTGCATGCGGGTGTCGGTGGCATCTCGGAATCCGACGTGACGCTGGCGGAAGGCTTCAATGCGGCAATCATCGGCTTCTCGGTGCGCGCCAACAAGGAAGCCGCCGCCGCCGCCAAGCGCAACGGCATCGAGATCCGCTACTACAACATCATCTACGATCTCGTCGACGACATCAAAAAGGCGATGTCCGGCCTGCTCGCGCCGACGCTGCGCGAAACCATGCTGGGCAATGCGCAGATCCTGGAAGTGTTCAACATCTCCAAGGTCGGCAAGGTCGCCGGCTGCCGCGTCACGGACGGCACCGTCGAACGCGGCGCCAATGTGCGCCTGATCCGCGACAACGTCGTGGTGCACGAAGGCAAGCTCTCAACGCTGAAGCGCTTCAAGGACGAAGTGAAGGAAGTGCAGTCCGGCCAGGAATGCGGCATGGCGTTCGAGAACTACGGCGACATGCGCCCCGGCGACGTCATCGAGTGTTATCGCGTGGAGACCATCCAGCGCAGCCTGTAA
- the rbfA gene encoding 30S ribosome-binding factor RbfA, giving the protein MPRHHTKGSAPGGSQRQLRVGETVRHAVADILSQGNVHDPDLEGHIITVPEVRMSPDLKLATIYVMPLGGRDTDVVLAALARNKKFLRGEIAHRVNLKFAPDLRFRIDERFDEAERIEKLLRTPAVQKDLAPDSDDK; this is encoded by the coding sequence ATGCCTCGCCATCATACCAAGGGTTCCGCCCCCGGCGGATCGCAACGGCAATTGCGCGTCGGCGAGACCGTGCGCCATGCCGTCGCCGATATTCTGTCGCAGGGTAACGTGCACGACCCCGACCTCGAGGGCCACATCATCACCGTTCCCGAGGTGAGGATGTCGCCTGACCTGAAGCTTGCGACGATTTACGTGATGCCGCTCGGCGGCCGCGATACCGATGTCGTGCTCGCGGCGCTCGCGCGCAACAAGAAATTTCTGCGCGGCGAGATCGCTCACCGCGTTAACCTGAAATTTGCTCCTGACCTTCGCTTTCGCATCGACGAACGATTCGATGAGGCGGAACGGATCGAGAAATTACTGAGAACACCTGCGGTGCAAAAAGACCTCGCACCCGATTCGGACGACAAGTGA
- the truB gene encoding tRNA pseudouridine(55) synthase TruB: MITPTANSGIAPQAADSHDAEKNIFSGESRNEDQRRADDSSRRGNNDPRHTKQPRQNNQPRRDKRDVHGWVVLDKPIGMTSTHAVAVLKRLFQAKRAGHAGTLDPLASGGLPIALGEATKTVPFVMDGRKRYRFTVAWGEERDTDDTEGRVTQTSELRPTADAVRALLPRFTGVIEQIPPQYSAIKVQGERAYDLARDGETVELKPRPVEIHELTLVEHGDNGQSVFEAECGKGTYVRALARDIGRILGCFGHICALRRTLVGPFREADMIPLEQLEALCNRAASGEGSLADALLPVETALDDIPALAVTRADAARLHRGQAVLLRGRDAPNSSGTVYVTVAGRLLALAEIGNGELIPKRVFNLTGLTASSGRNNDERV; this comes from the coding sequence ATGATCACGCCCACCGCCAACAGCGGAATTGCGCCGCAAGCGGCCGATTCGCACGACGCCGAAAAAAATATTTTTTCAGGTGAATCGCGTAACGAGGATCAACGCCGCGCGGACGACAGCAGTCGCCGCGGCAACAACGATCCACGCCACACCAAGCAGCCGCGCCAGAACAACCAGCCACGGCGCGACAAGCGCGACGTCCACGGCTGGGTCGTCCTCGACAAACCAATCGGCATGACCTCGACGCATGCAGTGGCCGTGCTCAAGCGCCTGTTCCAGGCCAAGCGCGCCGGCCATGCCGGCACGCTCGATCCGCTGGCGTCCGGCGGCCTGCCGATCGCGCTCGGCGAGGCCACCAAGACCGTCCCCTTCGTGATGGACGGCCGCAAGCGCTACCGCTTCACGGTCGCCTGGGGCGAAGAGCGCGACACCGACGATACCGAGGGCCGGGTAACCCAAACGAGCGAGCTCAGACCCACGGCCGACGCAGTCCGGGCGCTGCTGCCGCGCTTCACCGGCGTGATCGAGCAGATCCCGCCGCAATATTCCGCGATCAAGGTCCAGGGCGAGCGCGCCTATGATCTGGCGCGGGACGGCGAAACCGTCGAATTGAAGCCCCGCCCGGTCGAGATCCACGAATTAACCCTGGTGGAACATGGCGATAACGGTCAGTCCGTATTCGAGGCCGAGTGTGGCAAGGGGACCTATGTCCGGGCCTTGGCCCGCGATATCGGCCGGATTCTGGGCTGTTTCGGCCATATCTGCGCGCTGCGGCGGACCTTGGTCGGCCCGTTCCGCGAGGCGGACATGATTCCGCTGGAACAGTTGGAGGCTTTATGCAATAGAGCCGCGTCGGGCGAGGGAAGCCTCGCCGACGCGCTTTTGCCCGTTGAGACCGCGCTGGACGACATCCCGGCACTGGCCGTCACACGGGCTGATGCGGCAAGGCTCCATCGGGGTCAGGCCGTTTTGTTGCGCGGACGGGATGCGCCCAATAGTAGCGGCACAGTCTATGTCACGGTGGCAGGCCGGCTTCTGGCCCTCGCCGAAATTGGCAATGGCGAACTCATCCCCAAGCGCGTTTTCAACCTGACCGGGCTGACTGCCAGCTCCGGTCGCAACAATGATGAGAGAGTTTGA
- the rpsO gene encoding 30S ribosomal protein S15, which yields MSITAERKAEVIKTNANKAGDTGSPEVQVAILSERITNLTGHFKTHVKDHHSRRGLLKLVQTRRSLLDYIKRKDEARYKALLEKHNIRR from the coding sequence ATGTCGATTACCGCCGAACGCAAAGCGGAAGTCATCAAGACGAATGCCAACAAGGCCGGCGACACCGGCTCGCCCGAGGTTCAGGTTGCAATCCTGTCGGAACGCATCACCAATCTCACGGGCCACTTCAAGACCCACGTGAAGGACCATCATTCGCGCCGCGGCCTCCTGAAGCTCGTGCAGACCCGCCGCTCCCTCCTCGACTACATCAAGAGGAAGGACGAGGCGCGGTACAAGGCGTTGCTCGAAAAGCATAACATTCGTCGTTGA
- the pnp gene encoding polyribonucleotide nucleotidyltransferase: protein MFNKHSVEIDWGGRPLKLETGKIARQADGAVLATYGETIVLATVVAAKSPREGVDFLPLTVDYQEKTYAAGRIPGGYFKREGRPTEKETLVSRLIDRPIRPLFVDGWRNETQVIVTVLSHDMENDPDIVALVAASAALTISGAPFKGPIGAARVGFSNDEYILNPTLDEMLETQLDLVVAGTADAVLMVESEAKELNEDIMLGAVMFGHRHFQPVIKAIIELAEKAAKEPRDVKVIDESALEKEMLGMIEQDLRAAYAIPVKQDRYAAVGKAKEKVMAHYFPEGQEPKYDKLRVAAVFKELESKIVRWNILDTGKRIDGRDAKTVRNIIAEVGVLPRAHGSALFTRGETQAMVVTTLGTGEDEQYIDALSGTYKETFLLHYNFPPYSVGETGRLGGTKRREIGHGKLAWRAIHPVLPPHHEFPYTVRVVSEITESNGSSSMASVCGASLALMDAGVPLKRPTAGIAMGLILEGSRFAVLSDILGDEDHLGDMDFKVAGTEAGITSLQMDIKIEGITEEIMKVALGQAKDGRIHILGEMSKALTNARAELGEYAPRIETFKIATDKIREVIGTGGKVIREIVEKTGAKVNIEDDGTVKVASNDGEAMKAAIKWIKSIASDPEIGQIYEGTVVKVMEFGAFVNFFGAKDGLVHISQLASARVQKTSDVVKEGDKVKVKLLGFDDRGKTRLSMKVVDQETGEDLEAKQKAEAPQREAAGE, encoded by the coding sequence ATGTTCAATAAGCATTCCGTCGAGATCGACTGGGGTGGACGTCCCCTCAAGCTGGAAACCGGCAAGATCGCCCGTCAGGCCGACGGCGCCGTGCTCGCCACCTATGGCGAGACCATCGTGCTCGCCACCGTCGTCGCCGCCAAGTCCCCGCGCGAAGGCGTCGATTTCCTGCCGCTGACCGTCGACTATCAGGAAAAGACCTATGCTGCGGGCCGCATCCCCGGCGGCTATTTCAAGCGCGAAGGTCGCCCGACCGAAAAGGAGACGCTGGTCTCCCGCCTGATCGACCGTCCGATCCGCCCGCTGTTCGTGGACGGCTGGCGCAACGAAACCCAGGTCATCGTCACCGTGCTGTCGCATGACATGGAGAACGATCCCGACATCGTGGCGCTGGTCGCCGCCTCCGCCGCGCTGACGATATCAGGCGCCCCCTTCAAGGGCCCGATCGGCGCCGCCCGCGTCGGCTTCAGCAACGACGAATACATCCTCAATCCGACGCTCGACGAAATGCTCGAGACCCAGCTCGACCTGGTCGTCGCCGGCACCGCCGACGCCGTCCTGATGGTGGAATCGGAAGCCAAGGAACTCAACGAAGACATCATGCTCGGCGCCGTGATGTTCGGCCATCGCCACTTCCAGCCGGTGATCAAGGCGATCATCGAACTGGCCGAGAAGGCCGCCAAGGAGCCGCGCGACGTCAAGGTCATCGACGAAAGCGCGCTGGAAAAGGAAATGCTCGGCATGATCGAGCAGGACCTGCGCGCCGCCTACGCCATTCCGGTCAAGCAGGATCGCTACGCCGCGGTCGGCAAGGCCAAGGAAAAAGTGATGGCGCACTACTTCCCGGAAGGGCAGGAGCCGAAATACGACAAGCTGCGCGTCGCCGCCGTGTTCAAGGAACTCGAATCCAAGATCGTTCGCTGGAACATTCTCGACACCGGCAAGCGCATCGACGGCCGCGACGCCAAAACGGTGCGCAACATCATCGCCGAAGTCGGCGTGTTGCCGCGCGCGCACGGTTCGGCGCTGTTCACCCGCGGCGAGACCCAGGCGATGGTCGTGACCACGCTCGGCACCGGCGAGGACGAGCAGTACATCGACGCGCTGTCGGGAACGTACAAAGAGACGTTCCTGCTGCACTACAACTTCCCTCCCTACTCGGTCGGTGAAACCGGACGCCTCGGCGGCACCAAGCGCCGCGAGATCGGCCACGGCAAGCTGGCCTGGCGCGCGATCCACCCGGTCCTGCCGCCGCACCACGAATTCCCCTACACGGTGCGCGTCGTCTCAGAGATCACCGAATCCAACGGCTCGTCGTCGATGGCGTCGGTGTGCGGCGCCTCGCTGGCGCTGATGGATGCGGGCGTTCCGTTGAAGCGGCCGACCGCGGGCATCGCGATGGGCCTGATCCTGGAAGGCTCGCGCTTTGCGGTGCTGTCCGACATTCTCGGCGACGAGGATCATCTCGGCGACATGGACTTCAAGGTGGCGGGCACCGAAGCCGGCATCACCTCGCTGCAGATGGACATCAAGATCGAGGGCATCACCGAGGAGATCATGAAGGTCGCCCTCGGCCAGGCCAAGGACGGGCGTATCCACATCCTCGGCGAAATGTCGAAGGCATTGACCAATGCCCGCGCCGAGCTCGGCGAATACGCGCCGCGCATCGAGACCTTCAAGATCGCCACCGACAAGATCCGTGAAGTGATCGGCACCGGCGGCAAGGTGATCCGCGAGATCGTCGAGAAGACCGGCGCCAAGGTCAACATCGAGGACGACGGCACCGTGAAGGTCGCCTCCAACGACGGCGAGGCCATGAAGGCCGCGATCAAGTGGATCAAGTCGATCGCCTCCGATCCGGAGATCGGCCAGATCTACGAGGGCACCGTGGTCAAGGTGATGGAGTTCGGCGCCTTCGTGAACTTCTTCGGCGCCAAGGATGGTCTCGTCCACATCAGCCAGCTCGCGTCGGCGCGCGTGCAGAAGACCTCCGACGTCGTCAAGGAAGGCGACAAGGTCAAGGTCAAGCTGCTCGGCTTCGATGACCGCGGCAAGACCCGGCTGTCGATGAAAGTGGTCGATCAGGAGACCGGCGAAGACCTCGAGGCCAAGCAGAAGGCGGAAGCGCCGCAGCGCGAAGCCGCCGGCGAGTAA
- a CDS encoding superoxide dismutase has protein sequence MSTMSRRHLMLAATGIAAIAAAPRTVFAQAAAPAPAAAAPTGPFTLPPLTYPTNALEPHIDAKTMEIHHDRHHQAFITNLNNLAKTNTQLGTAKIEDVLGNLNALDDGIKFAVRNNLGGHANHTMFWEIMGPNGGKPEGDLLAAIDKDLGGMEKFQTDFNAAGGRQFGSGWVFVTVAKDGKLAIETRPNQDNPMMDGKRALMGNDVWEHAYYLNYQNRRADYLKAWWNTVNWAKVGERYAAAKAGTLGV, from the coding sequence ATGTCCACCATGTCCAGGCGCCACTTGATGCTTGCCGCAACCGGTATCGCCGCGATTGCAGCGGCGCCCCGCACCGTCTTCGCCCAGGCGGCGGCCCCTGCCCCCGCAGCGGCGGCTCCGACCGGCCCCTTCACGCTGCCGCCGCTCACCTACCCGACCAATGCGCTCGAACCCCATATCGACGCCAAGACGATGGAAATCCATCACGACCGTCACCATCAGGCGTTCATCACCAACCTCAACAACCTTGCCAAGACCAACACCCAGCTAGGCACGGCGAAGATCGAGGACGTCCTCGGCAATCTGAACGCGCTGGATGACGGCATCAAATTCGCCGTCCGCAACAATCTCGGCGGCCACGCCAACCACACCATGTTCTGGGAAATCATGGGCCCCAATGGCGGCAAGCCGGAAGGCGACTTGCTCGCGGCGATCGACAAGGATCTCGGCGGCATGGAAAAATTCCAGACCGACTTCAACGCCGCCGGCGGCCGCCAGTTCGGCTCGGGCTGGGTGTTCGTCACCGTGGCCAAGGATGGCAAGCTCGCGATCGAGACGCGTCCGAACCAGGACAACCCGATGATGGACGGCAAGCGCGCCTTGATGGGCAACGACGTCTGGGAGCACGCCTATTACCTGAACTACCAGAACCGCCGCGCCGATTACCTGAAGGCATGGTGGAACACGGTGAACTGGGCCAAGGTCGGCGAACGCTATGCCGCGGCGAAGGCCGGCACGCTCGGCGTGTGA